The Miscanthus floridulus cultivar M001 chromosome 7, ASM1932011v1, whole genome shotgun sequence genome includes a region encoding these proteins:
- the LOC136463350 gene encoding ubiquitin-like modifier-activating enzyme 5 isoform X1, whose amino-acid sequence MEKEQLGTLLRDLDALKQHPDDLASTIDRMRERLVAMMNPAAAGAASRSKIKDMSAEVVDNNPYSILMALQRMGVVENYERIRDYSVAIVGIGGVGSVAAEMLNRCGIGRLLLYDYDTYCRRKNCGETRRKQDDLRGVNPEILLGFNTGPVDPKNPEGVPVNLICN is encoded by the exons ATGGAGAAGGAGCAGCTCGGCACGCTGCTCCGGGACCTCGACGCGCTCAAGCAGCATCCCGACGACCTCGCCTCCACCATTGATCGG ATGCGGGAGCGGTTAGTGGCgatgatgaatccggccgccgccggcgccgcttcTCGATCCAAGATTAAG GATATGAGCGCGGAAGTGGTGGACAACAACCCCTACAGCATACTTATGGCGTTGCAGCGGATGGGTGTAGTGGAGAATTATGAGCGCATCAGGGACTACTCCGTCGCCATCGTT GGCATAGGTGGTGTTGGTAGTGTTGCTGCGGAGATGCTCAATAGATGTGGGATTGGACGCCTGTTGTTGTATGACTATGACACA TACTGTCGGCGCAAAAACTGTGGCGAAACACGCCGCAAGCAGGACGATCTGAGAGGAGTCAACCCGGAGATCttacttggcttcaacacaggacctGTTGATCCTAAAAATCctgaaggcgtgccagtcaatttgatctgcaattga
- the LOC136463350 gene encoding ubiquitin-like modifier-activating enzyme 5 isoform X2, producing the protein MEKEQLGTLLRDLDALKQHPDDLASTIDRMRERLVAMMNPAAAGAASRSKIKDMSAEVVDNNPYSILMALQRMGVVENYERIRDYSVAIVGIGGVGSVAAEMLNRCGIGRLLLYDYDTVELANMNSTVGAKTVAKHAASRTI; encoded by the exons ATGGAGAAGGAGCAGCTCGGCACGCTGCTCCGGGACCTCGACGCGCTCAAGCAGCATCCCGACGACCTCGCCTCCACCATTGATCGG ATGCGGGAGCGGTTAGTGGCgatgatgaatccggccgccgccggcgccgcttcTCGATCCAAGATTAAG GATATGAGCGCGGAAGTGGTGGACAACAACCCCTACAGCATACTTATGGCGTTGCAGCGGATGGGTGTAGTGGAGAATTATGAGCGCATCAGGGACTACTCCGTCGCCATCGTT GGCATAGGTGGTGTTGGTAGTGTTGCTGCGGAGATGCTCAATAGATGTGGGATTGGACGCCTGTTGTTGTATGACTATGACACAGTTGAGTTGGCTAACATGAATAG TACTGTCGGCGCAAAAACTGTGGCGAAACACGCCGCAAGCAGGACGATCTGA